The genomic segment TGCTATTACAGGTTTTGCAAACCCTACACTTTATCCATAATCAGTCCACTGCTGGCGCGAAGCCTTTCGGCGCAGCCCACGGTAACTTGAGCCTCAATAGTCTCCTTATCAGCGATGATGCCTATGTCTACACTTGTGACTTAGCAGACTGGGAACAACTTTTTACGACGGCTTCGCCCCAGGCATCGTCACCTGCACAGGATTTAATCGATCTCGGATTGATAGGCTTCTCCCTATGGACGGGACAGGCAATAGAGTCTGGCGCATTGCCCAATCTCAGAGAGACCCAACATTGGCCCCAGGATGATCCACCCCTCAAAGACTTTCTGCACCGCTTACTTGCCTTAGATGCACCTTTTGAGAATGCGGCCGAAGCGCGGCAGATGTTACTCAAACTCCCACAACCTGATTCAGCAAGGATTGTGCAAGCGAATCGAGAGCCAGAAAAAAAGCGTAAAAAGCGTTCTCGAAAATATTGGTTGTTGAGTTTGCTAGCCTTACCCATTTTGGGAGGATTACTGTGGCTAATCTTGCCTCGCTCTAGCTCCCATGCTGAGTCCAATCAGTTTAAGCGTCTGCTGCCCTCGTTTGCCGATGTGAATGGGATTCAGCCCGGACAGTATCCCTACACAGGGGAAGCACTGGGAACCTGGAGTACAGTTTTGGGGAAAAAGCCGGTCAGCGATCGCAACATCAGAACTTTGCTCACTCAACCTAAATCAGATGTTGAAGCAACGTTTGAGTATCGTGGGTATCGTCCTGAGCGGTCGCCACTGAATGAGGTGCTGACAGCGAATGGGAAAGCTGAGTTTGCGATCGCAAGTCTATCCACTCAACTTCCCGACGGCTTACTTCAGGAACCCATCGCCTACGATGGTCTTTTGGTCTACGTCCCTGCCTACAAAAGCAAAAATCTACCGCATCTCCTGAACGGTCAGATTAGCCTTGAGCAACTACAGCAAATTTTCACCGGGCAGATCACCAACTGGCAACAGCTCGATTCTGGTTTGCCGGACCTACCCATTAAGCCCTATCGCCCCAAAGAACCTGAAGCCCTGCGTCTATTTCAACAGAAAGTCTTAGAGAATGATCCACAACTGATTGCCCAGTTTAGAAAAGTTGAGCAACGGTCCACCTTTGATACCCTGCGCTCCATTGCGACAGGGGAACAGCAGAGCGAAGCAGGCTCTATTAGTTTCGGCCTCTTGACCCAGACCTGGGACCAATGCAAAGTCTATCCTCTAGCCTTGAGCCAGAACAATAAAACACCAGTGCAGCCTTTGCTGCGGCAAACGACCAGTGGGATCGTGAAGTCGATCTCACCCACAGACAATCTTTGCCTAGAAAAAAAGCCGCTTCCCAACCTATCGGTCTTTCAATCCGGACAATATCCGCTCAACATGCCCCTGATCGTGGCCTATCCCCTTGACAACAATCTTCCTGGGCATAACTCAGGTCCACTCTTTGCTAAATTTCTCAAAACGCAAGATGGGCAGTATCTCCTCCAGCAAGCAGGGCTAGTCCCCCTCCAGTCCACGCCCAAAACGCATCAATTATCACAGCCTATTGTCAATCGCTAGGAAGAATATCATCATGGGAACCCATCGCTGTCCCGAGCCAAGTTGCTCCTTTTTTAATCAGGTACTACCCCACAATGCCAAAGTCTGCCCCATGTGTGGCACCCCCCTCGGGCAGGCTGTCCAAACCCTACCAGAAACAAGAAATTCCTACCCTCAGCCCTTTTCTTTACCGACCCAATCGGCTGACATACCAGTCGATCAGCCTCGCCCGCAAATACAGCTACACCATGCCAGTGGAGCAAGCTTTGTGCTGATTAGAGAATCGGGCATCATCGGTCGACAGAACTCAACAAGTGGGACTCGTCCCGAGATTGATTTAACCAATGTTCCCCATGCAGGGGTCATCTCTCGCACCCATGCTCACCTCTTTTGGGATGCAGGACAAAGCACCTACATGGTGATTGATGACAGTCGTAACGGCAGCTACCTCAATGGAGAACTCCTTTCTCGGGGTGCACCTCATCCCATTCATCAGGGAGATGAACTGCAGTTAGGTCAAGATCGACTGATTTGCCTTCAGATCGAACTGAAGCAACCAGCAAATCAGTTTGCGTAGCGTCTTAGTTTACCAACGGTCAAAAAATTGGTCCAACATCTAGGTCATTGGGCAAATACCTCCAAATAGTGAAGGAATTTCTACGACAATAATGAACACCTCAATAAAGCGGGCTTTCGCAATGACGAAGGTCCAAACATCAAACACAACCAGGGTATTGAGTAAAATATTTTCTTCGGTACTACACGAGTTACCAGCAATGATCACAACAGGATATGCCGATCAGCTGCATCTATGAAAAGAATGCTTACACCGAGAATTTAAATCCTCACTCCTTAGTTGAACACGACTAAGGCTCATAAGTTTCTACCCAGGAATGATCTTATGTATTCAGAATCAAGACAAGCACCAGCAAGACAAGACTCACGACGACAATCACCACGACTAGTAGAAAAAAGAGGGCGAGATAGCAGTGAGGATAATGATACCCAGAGAAATCTAAGATCTAGACATAATAGGAATTTACTTGCAGGAATAACTCAAGTTCACCCAAGCCCCGACGAAGAAGTCAATAACTGCCATGAAAGATCTAATTATTATCGTGAGAATGTCAGTACTGTTGAAAGAGACGGGGAAGAAATAGAAATATATGATCTGAATACCATTAGCAAGAAAAAGTATGATCAAGCATCTAAAGGAGCACGCGTTACCAAAGAGACGGGACACACGAGCATTGCTCTTCAAAAGGGTGAAAAGCGAAAAGACTGGGTGATCAATGAGTCAGTCCTTGAATGGAACTCAATTCAAAAAAGGTTCGTAGCAAAAAGAAATTTCAAATTACCAGTAAGCTGTATTGAATCTACAGAACATATTATTAATTACGCAGACGAACAAAAAATTGAAGACTGGGACAAGGATGATAAAAACAAAAAAGTCAATCTTTATTTGGGGTCAAATAAGCATGGCGATAAAAATCGTAAAGCCTTTAGCATAAGTGAAAATAATATAAGCACAGAAAACCTGCCTAAACAGCCTAAAAGCTATAACTTCGACACCTCAAACTTAAATATAAATGAAGGACTTATGGTTTTTAATCCTGATGAACCAGAAAGCTCAATTCACGCTGTTGCAGTCGTAGGCATAAACTCTGTAAACAAACACATTATTGTTGTCGAGCGAAATGCTGGATACACCTCGGGTGGAGCAAATTTTGTTGATAATAATTGGCTAATAAATTCTTATGATTCACCTAACGCGTTTAAGCTAGATGTATCTGGTGATGACAAAGAACTAGTCATTGGTAAGCTAAAAGCTGGATGAGACAGAGATAAAAGTAAATAATTTCATTGAAACACGTACTGACCAGCGTAAGCTTTACACGAACTTCTGCATCAACCTAAAGCTTTAACTCTTGATTTTTCTTGTAAAATAACGCCTAATTTAATCAGTTTTTTTAACAAGCGTACTTCAATCCTCTTTTAGATAGGGAGTCAACAGCTATAGAATATAGATTTTAATATTAAATATCTGGATCGCCATCAAGTTTGCATCAATCAAATAATCGATTAAAGAATGCTCCCCAGCCTGAGGAGCTTTTTTGTCCAGGTTTAGACATCGCTTCTAAGTCAGCTTTTGACGACTCCTGTCCCTCTTTTGCTGCCGCTAGATCAGTGGCATATCTGTCCGCAATACTCGATCCTGTATATTTTGCTTCGTACACCCTGTATTTTCCAAATTCACGGTAGCCAATCTCATCCACTCCTCCCTCATCAGTTTGATCAATCCATGCACTTTCATTAGCGGCTTTTCCAAGGAAAAGGAGATCGATGGAACCAATAGGAGAGTCAACCCAATAGTGACTGGTGAAGACCCAATGCTTTCCACCATCGACGTTCCCTGTGGCATTGTTTTGATCCAAAACTTTCCCGCCTCCAGGGACAAAAAAGTCTTTCGTCTTAGAACAGACCTCTAAATTCTCAATACCAAAGTACTCGTGGGCAATTTTGACATAGGCTCTTGCCAGCGTACTGCAGTCTCCATCTTTTCTTCCCTTAAGAAAAGCCTCGGGTGCGGTAGCAGCCATACTGTAAGTAAATCCAGATTTGAGAAATGCCTCCTTTAATGCCTGCAGGCTTTTTTGCGGATCGGTTTCATTGATCTGTTCCACCATCTTGGCTGCGACTGGATAGTCTTGTAAGAATTTTTCTCTTTCAGCGCTTGTATCAGGCTCCACTAAATCCGATGCTGAGGTGCCTCGTTTAGGAGGATAAGCGGAGACCTTGCTCAGTACATTGCTAGTTCCAGCATCACCCTGTCTACTGGGTCGTGACGTTTCTTGGGTCGTTCTTCGTGATGTTACGCCATCTGCACTGCGCCCTCGCTCTGGCGTTGGTGCTTGTCGTCGTAGACGATCAGAGGAAGAGTCTGAAGATTGTCGCTGGAACATGCAAAACCTTGTACTAAGAAGAAAATAGGAAACAATGAATCAAGCCGAGTCTATCTAAACCGACACAGAGAAGCAGATGTATTTAGTAATGAGAACGGGAAGCACTGTTTCTGCAATTAAGGCCGATGTCTCGCTCTATGCTCCTGCTCATTATCTCGAGCCGACAAAAGACATGAGGGGCTGATGGCGAGTTTCTGCCGCTTGCCGTGCAATTCTCACTGCAGACTGATAGTGAGAGACGAGACAGATTAGTTCAGAATCGGTCGGTTTTTCCTGTTCAGTTCGCAACTCTATGCCCTGGGAGGTTTGATAAATCGCAAAAGGCTTAGCTGTGGGGATAGCCATACTGCCTGAGTTAAGTACATCAAACTGGACTCTACAGCTTTCCTTAGAGAGTTCCTTGCTACCTTCGGATAGATTGGGTGACGCTATGCCGCCGAATTATCAATGAATCTACGTTTGTGGCCATATCATCCTTTGCGTACCTAGACTTTCGACTGATAGAGACTTACTGATTGCCAGATAGTCTGATTCTCATACCCGAATTCTGAGGGCAAAAAGTATGGCATATCTCATAGGTGAGCAGCCACAAGAACATCTGGGGACAGGTCTAGCTTTTCCCTTACAGGTCAATGTGCAGGGCGGACTCCAGCTCAGCTCTGAGGCCCAGAAAGTCAAAGAGTCGATCTGGCTGATCTTGCGAACTGATCTAGGAGAGCGTCTGTATCGCCCTAACTTTGGCTGTCGGCTATCAGAATTGGCGTTCGCCCCCATGAATACCGATACGCTGCTGCGAATTCGAATCTATGTGCAAGAGGCACTACAAACCTGGGAGCCTCGGATTCTACTTGATGAGGTGCGCACAGATACCGACTCGATCAGGGGACGGGTCAATATCGTGATCAACTACCGTCTCAAGTCTCATCCTGATCCCTACAGTTTTGTCTATCCGTTCTATTTACAGTCAGAGGTTGAGGAAGACTAATGGAATTTGATTTTCTACCCGAACTCCCCAGCTCTCGCCTTGATGACCGGAGCTTTGATGATTTAGTTGAAGAGTGCCTGCTCCGTATTCCCCGCTATTGCCCAGAATGGACCGATCATAATCTCAGTGATCCAGGAATCACACTGGTTGAGCTATTCTCTTGGCTTACCGATCAGATGCTGATGCGGTTTAACCAGGTACCGCGTAAAAACTATGTTGCGTTTCTAGAGCTATTGGGAATTCGTTTGCAGCCCCCGGCCTCGGCCCAGGCTCGCCTCACGTTTTATCTGAGTACGAATTTACTCGAAGACTACACAATTCCAATGGGAACCGAGGTCGCAACAGAGCGAACAGAAACCCAAGAGGCTATTAGCTTCAGCACGGACCGAGATTTGGTGATTGGTCAGCCGCAAATTAAGCATATTTTGTCAGCGGTGGGCGATTCTCTCCAGTCTTTAAACGACCATACGGGGGAGTGGCAACCTCAGCAGAGCAGTCTGGCATCCAATCATGAATTCATGGTGTTCCCACAGCAGCCGCAGCCCGGTCATAGCTTCTGCCTTGTCTTCGAGCCAGACGCACTATTGGAGGGAAATGTGCTGGCGATTCATTTCACTGGAACCCAAGGAACCCCAACGGGCATCGATCCCAATCATCCCCCCCGCCGTTGGGAAGCCTGGGATGGTGAGGCTTGGATAAATGTGCTACTTCAGGAGGCCGATGATACGACCAATGGCTTTAGCTTCAATGAGCATAAGGTCGAAGGCAGGCAGTCAGAACCCAGCGGAGAGGTGACGCTCCATTTGCCAGAGTGCTGGGCTGCTCAGAGCTTTGCGGCTTATCGAGGGCGGTGGCTACGCTGTATCTTGACTGAGCCGACGGCTCATCAGCCGGGATATTCACATCCGCCTCGAATCCGAACAATGGGTCTCCGGGCGATGGGTGGGTCGGTTCAGGCCAGCCAGAGTGTGAAGGTGCAGGATGAACCCTTGGGCGTTAGCAATGGGAAGCCGGGGCAGAGTTTTGAGATCCAGACGGCTCCGATTCTAGAGCGTCGAGTAGGAGAGCATTTACTTGTTTCCCCGCCGGGACAGCCCCCCGAGATCTGGGAAGAGGTGGAGGACTTTGCGGAGTCTGGACCACATGATCGCCACTATCTGATTAATTCATTGGAGGGCACGCTTCAACTGGGGCCGCTGATTCGCGAGCCTCAGTCCCTCAAGCGCCAAACTCAGGCTCGTGCCTACCTGCAGCAGGTTCTCCCCGAAGAAAGAGCGCCCGGTCAAGATCTCGATGCTCAAATGATGGAGCATCAATATGGCGAGATTCCGCCCCGAGGGGCCGAGCTGATGTTCTCTTATCGGACGGGGGGTGGTAAGCAGGGGAATGTGCAGGCACGGACGCTGAATTTTCTGAAGACCACCATTCCCTACGTGGCTCAGGTGACAAACCATGAGGCAGCGGTAAATGGGGCAGATGCTGAGTCCCTGAATCAGGCGGTTTTACGCGCTCCGCATTTGTTGCGATCGCATGATCGGGCCGTAACCGCAGCCGACTTTGAAGCCTTGACCTTAAAAGGAAGCGGGGGTGCGATCGCAAGATCAAAATGCTTACCGACATCAGCAAACCAACCGGCTGGCAGCGTTAGCATCTGTGTTATCCCCCAAGCCAATACCGATCTGATTGATCGGGGGCAGGGCATCGCACCAGAGACCTTCAATCTCAATCCTGCGCTGCGGGAGCAGGTCATGCATTATTTAGACGAGAGACGGTTGCTCGGCGTGCAGCTCCAGCTCCAGCAGCCCAACTACGTGGGCGTTTCTGTACAGGCAGAGGTCACGTTGGAACCAGCCTATCAAAATCCGGTTGCCCAGGCTGAAATCCTGCACCAAATTCAAGTCGATCTGTATCGCTATCTCAATCCATTAACGGGTGGTCCCGAGAGGGACGGCTGGCCCTTCGGTCGCCCAGTTTATCCCTCAGACATTATGGCTCTGCTCCAGCAGAGGATCGGTATTCAGTATCTAGGTGCCATTCTTTTATTCCCTATTCAGTACAACGGACAGACCTGGCAGCGGCAAACAACACCGGTTCCCTGTATTGATCCGGGTCCCCTGGGCTTGCTGTGTTCGTGGGCAGATATCCATGAGCGAACCGGACATAGCGTCAATGTCCTGACGCCCCAAGCTGTTGCCATGAGGGCTTGATGGTGTCAGCTCTAATGACGAAAGGTGTCAGCCTCCAGCTCACGCCTATGCAGATTCCTGACTCAATTGCTCAGTCGGGAAGTGATGTCGGGATTGAGAAAAATGCCGTATCACAATCAGAAATTGTGGTCCATCCGGGCGAACTTTGCCGGGTTGCTCTAGAGCTGAAAAACTGGGAATCGCAAGCCCAGCAGCTCACCCTAAAGCTGGATGGAACCTTTCCCTTAGAGTGGTGTAAAACGGAGGCAGAGCCACAAAGAATAGCCCCGTTGGAACAGGGATCAACTCACCTGGTAACGGTGGAAGTCCCGGCTAAGAAAAGCTGGTACACTGACCTTTGGTTTCGGGTGCCTCAAGCGTTTTTCGAAGACCAGGAGGTCTTGTCTACCCATTCTGTCCAGCATCTTGAACTAAATTTTCGGGGCTGTCTGTCCGTTTGCCCAACATCGGAGTCAGAGGCAACGCGACGGTCTCCGACCGGCCTACGGCCATCGCCTATTGAGCAGTCCAGTTTTGAACTTTACGTTCGACCCCGAAGCACTTACACCACGTTTTTGCCCACGGTCTATCAAGAAATTGACGTCATTCATCGGTTCGTCAAAATCTTCGAGGAAGCCTTCGATCC from the Acaryochloris thomasi RCC1774 genome contains:
- a CDS encoding substrate-binding domain-containing protein; amino-acid sequence: MSIVDPLTQAYRCTQNTPLGCKKPRETIKEIPGAKFCLECGFPTPLPAQSEIRGRLGTYRISNLLRSQGLGRLYKAIQISNGQPVVVKEFLLPNRCFNSAEAAQRRSVVRQMPFNTSKSREFRVITPVEAIADPSCDRIHLIFPNSTASTSTLKQTLQKSGAFPSDKTRQVLLQVLQTLHFIHNQSTAGAKPFGAAHGNLSLNSLLISDDAYVYTCDLADWEQLFTTASPQASSPAQDLIDLGLIGFSLWTGQAIESGALPNLRETQHWPQDDPPLKDFLHRLLALDAPFENAAEARQMLLKLPQPDSARIVQANREPEKKRKKRSRKYWLLSLLALPILGGLLWLILPRSSSHAESNQFKRLLPSFADVNGIQPGQYPYTGEALGTWSTVLGKKPVSDRNIRTLLTQPKSDVEATFEYRGYRPERSPLNEVLTANGKAEFAIASLSTQLPDGLLQEPIAYDGLLVYVPAYKSKNLPHLLNGQISLEQLQQIFTGQITNWQQLDSGLPDLPIKPYRPKEPEALRLFQQKVLENDPQLIAQFRKVEQRSTFDTLRSIATGEQQSEAGSISFGLLTQTWDQCKVYPLALSQNNKTPVQPLLRQTTSGIVKSISPTDNLCLEKKPLPNLSVFQSGQYPLNMPLIVAYPLDNNLPGHNSGPLFAKFLKTQDGQYLLQQAGLVPLQSTPKTHQLSQPIVNR
- a CDS encoding FHA domain-containing protein, which gives rise to MGTHRCPEPSCSFFNQVLPHNAKVCPMCGTPLGQAVQTLPETRNSYPQPFSLPTQSADIPVDQPRPQIQLHHASGASFVLIRESGIIGRQNSTSGTRPEIDLTNVPHAGVISRTHAHLFWDAGQSTYMVIDDSRNGSYLNGELLSRGAPHPIHQGDELQLGQDRLICLQIELKQPANQFA
- a CDS encoding GPW/gp25 family protein, whose amino-acid sequence is MAYLIGEQPQEHLGTGLAFPLQVNVQGGLQLSSEAQKVKESIWLILRTDLGERLYRPNFGCRLSELAFAPMNTDTLLRIRIYVQEALQTWEPRILLDEVRTDTDSIRGRVNIVINYRLKSHPDPYSFVYPFYLQSEVEED
- a CDS encoding putative baseplate assembly protein, producing the protein MEFDFLPELPSSRLDDRSFDDLVEECLLRIPRYCPEWTDHNLSDPGITLVELFSWLTDQMLMRFNQVPRKNYVAFLELLGIRLQPPASAQARLTFYLSTNLLEDYTIPMGTEVATERTETQEAISFSTDRDLVIGQPQIKHILSAVGDSLQSLNDHTGEWQPQQSSLASNHEFMVFPQQPQPGHSFCLVFEPDALLEGNVLAIHFTGTQGTPTGIDPNHPPRRWEAWDGEAWINVLLQEADDTTNGFSFNEHKVEGRQSEPSGEVTLHLPECWAAQSFAAYRGRWLRCILTEPTAHQPGYSHPPRIRTMGLRAMGGSVQASQSVKVQDEPLGVSNGKPGQSFEIQTAPILERRVGEHLLVSPPGQPPEIWEEVEDFAESGPHDRHYLINSLEGTLQLGPLIREPQSLKRQTQARAYLQQVLPEERAPGQDLDAQMMEHQYGEIPPRGAELMFSYRTGGGKQGNVQARTLNFLKTTIPYVAQVTNHEAAVNGADAESLNQAVLRAPHLLRSHDRAVTAADFEALTLKGSGGAIARSKCLPTSANQPAGSVSICVIPQANTDLIDRGQGIAPETFNLNPALREQVMHYLDERRLLGVQLQLQQPNYVGVSVQAEVTLEPAYQNPVAQAEILHQIQVDLYRYLNPLTGGPERDGWPFGRPVYPSDIMALLQQRIGIQYLGAILLFPIQYNGQTWQRQTTPVPCIDPGPLGLLCSWADIHERTGHSVNVLTPQAVAMRA
- a CDS encoding phage tail protein, which produces MTKGVSLQLTPMQIPDSIAQSGSDVGIEKNAVSQSEIVVHPGELCRVALELKNWESQAQQLTLKLDGTFPLEWCKTEAEPQRIAPLEQGSTHLVTVEVPAKKSWYTDLWFRVPQAFFEDQEVLSTHSVQHLELNFRGCLSVCPTSESEATRRSPTGLRPSPIEQSSFELYVRPRSTYTTFLPTVYQEIDVIHRFVKIFEEAFDPVVNSFSSMWANLDPLTAPQSLLPFLAHWVDWPLDAQLSLTQQRRLIRRAVEIYRSRGTRKGLRFYLHLYTGLPLDEEMSREEDKSISITEPSGQGCLLGVAQMGVDTVLGGGKAYHFEVRLRCEPDYPIDEQLVRRIIEQEKPAFCTYDLWIEHR